Proteins from one Dysgonomonas sp. HDW5A genomic window:
- a CDS encoding TonB-dependent receptor — MKKEIISLTAFLSSISIFSEEIPDSLKQVNLSEIIVSATRVNGRAPIAFSNMSAVQIKENNAARNIPYILETMPSVVAFSEDGSGVGNTSLRIRGTDATRINVTLNGMPLNNPESQEVYWVNIPDISNSLQSIQVQRGVGSSTNGSAAFGASISLKSQGAKPEAYGEASTAIGSYNTFTSTIAAGSGILKNGLSFDARYSRVTGDGYIRNGSVNHRSAYAALSYYNDNQLFKLSYINGIQHTGITWEGINPEQMKIDRRYNPAGRFYDSAGNVHYYDNETDNYYSNIVQFTYSNALSEQLSLNIGLNYNHGYGYYENYKMNQKFSKFGLTPQLVNDSLYKSSDIIRRKLMKNNFYTGNITLSYATDRLNLIGGVMLSSYAGDHYGELKWAKLNQNIPSNYEWYMNDANKKEFNIFTKGTYRVTDAFSIFGDLQYRYIDYRMKGIDDDLEDITNNNYFSFFNPKGGVSYNFDAKNDIYASLSFAQREPLRTDIKESYKGGSYQRIKPEQMLDYELGYRYASKEASFNANIYYMKYKDQMVQTGKLNDVGYKLMENVPDSYRLGLELIGAYQFAKWVRLDANVTISRNKIKDYTAYFDLYDNQTDYNFVGQTSEHFKSTDISFSPNVISSGTVTVTPYKTLTLALIGKYVGKQYYDNTSNPENQLTNYFVSNFAASYTFKTQKIGEINLQFFVNNIFNKEYVANAWVSTDKFKDNTQLVYTGLFPQATRNIMAKLGIRF, encoded by the coding sequence ATGAAAAAGGAAATAATATCTCTTACAGCTTTTCTCTCCAGTATTTCTATCTTTTCAGAAGAAATACCTGACAGTCTAAAACAAGTGAATCTCAGCGAGATTATTGTATCAGCCACACGAGTTAATGGACGTGCTCCAATTGCATTTTCAAATATGAGTGCTGTACAAATTAAAGAAAATAATGCAGCAAGGAATATTCCTTATATTCTAGAAACCATGCCTTCGGTAGTTGCTTTTTCAGAAGATGGTTCCGGTGTTGGTAACACCTCTCTTCGTATAAGGGGAACAGATGCTACTCGTATTAATGTTACTCTAAATGGTATGCCATTAAATAACCCTGAAAGTCAGGAAGTATATTGGGTAAATATACCTGACATATCTAATTCTCTACAAAGTATTCAAGTGCAACGGGGTGTCGGATCATCAACAAATGGTTCTGCGGCATTTGGAGCTAGTATATCATTAAAAAGTCAAGGAGCAAAACCTGAAGCATACGGTGAAGCATCAACAGCTATTGGAAGTTATAATACTTTTACTTCTACTATTGCAGCAGGAAGCGGTATTTTAAAGAATGGACTTTCTTTTGATGCCAGATATTCTCGTGTAACAGGAGATGGATATATCAGAAATGGTAGTGTAAACCACAGATCTGCATATGCAGCATTATCTTATTATAACGACAATCAGTTATTTAAACTGAGCTATATCAATGGTATTCAGCATACAGGGATAACATGGGAAGGTATTAACCCTGAACAGATGAAAATTGATCGCAGATACAATCCGGCAGGTCGATTCTATGACAGTGCGGGAAATGTGCACTATTATGATAACGAAACTGATAATTATTATTCCAATATAGTACAGTTTACATACTCAAATGCTTTATCAGAACAATTGTCTTTAAACATTGGATTAAATTACAATCATGGGTATGGCTATTACGAGAATTATAAAATGAATCAGAAATTTTCCAAGTTTGGTTTAACCCCACAATTGGTAAACGATTCATTATATAAATCTTCAGATATTATCAGACGTAAATTAATGAAGAACAACTTTTATACGGGGAATATCACTTTAAGCTATGCTACAGATCGATTAAATCTTATTGGAGGAGTTATGCTGTCTTCCTATGCCGGAGATCACTATGGCGAGCTTAAATGGGCTAAACTCAATCAAAATATACCGTCTAATTACGAATGGTATATGAACGATGCAAATAAAAAAGAATTTAATATATTCACCAAAGGTACTTACAGGGTTACAGACGCATTCTCTATTTTTGGAGATCTTCAATATCGCTATATCGATTACAGAATGAAAGGTATTGATGATGATTTAGAAGATATAACTAATAATAATTACTTTAGTTTCTTTAATCCGAAAGGAGGAGTTTCTTATAATTTCGATGCTAAAAACGATATTTATGCTTCTCTTTCTTTTGCTCAACGTGAACCTCTTCGCACCGATATAAAGGAATCATACAAGGGAGGCAGCTATCAGCGCATTAAACCAGAACAGATGCTTGATTATGAATTAGGTTATAGATACGCTTCAAAAGAGGCTTCCTTCAATGCAAATATCTATTATATGAAATACAAGGATCAGATGGTGCAAACAGGAAAACTAAATGACGTAGGATATAAGTTGATGGAAAATGTACCTGACAGTTATCGTCTGGGATTAGAGCTTATTGGTGCATATCAGTTTGCAAAATGGGTACGATTAGATGCAAATGTTACTATAAGCAGAAATAAGATAAAAGACTATACAGCTTATTTTGATTTATATGATAATCAAACAGATTATAATTTTGTCGGTCAGACCTCAGAGCACTTTAAATCTACTGACATTTCATTCTCTCCTAATGTTATAAGCAGTGGTACTGTAACTGTTACTCCCTATAAAACTCTTACATTAGCACTTATTGGTAAATATGTAGGAAAACAATATTATGACAATACTTCTAACCCCGAAAATCAATTAACAAACTATTTTGTGAGTAACTTTGCAGCAAGTTATACATTCAAAACTCAAAAAATAGGAGAAATAAATCTTCAATTCTTTGTCAATAATATATTTAATAAAGAATATGTAGCTAATGCTTGGGTATCCACCGACAAATTTAAAGATAATACACAATTGGTATACACCGGTTTATTTCCACAAGCGACACGCAATATAATGGCAAAACTAGGTATCAGATTCTAA
- the pnuC gene encoding nicotinamide riboside transporter PnuC: MELIVNFIKINWVEIIGAIFGLLYLYYEYKADLKMWPAGIIMSSFYTFVFIHATFYSFACINIYYILAGIYGWIKWHKAINTNSEENTDIGLCHAPTRLFLPLSIASIVIFGIIVFILQTFTDSKVVYGDSFVTTISIVAMWMLAQKYIEQWLLLIVINIVSVFLYLYQDLYPTSIMYLIYSIVSVFGYIKWRKMVTQINK, from the coding sequence ATGGAACTAATAGTAAATTTTATTAAAATAAACTGGGTCGAGATTATAGGAGCCATTTTTGGGCTCCTATATCTCTATTATGAATATAAAGCTGATCTCAAAATGTGGCCGGCAGGTATTATTATGTCCTCTTTCTACACCTTCGTCTTTATACATGCCACCTTCTACTCTTTTGCCTGCATAAATATATACTATATATTAGCAGGAATATATGGTTGGATAAAGTGGCATAAAGCCATTAATACTAACTCGGAAGAAAATACTGATATCGGCTTATGCCATGCCCCTACCCGACTGTTTTTACCTCTCAGTATAGCATCTATTGTGATCTTTGGTATAATTGTATTTATTTTACAGACATTTACTGATAGCAAAGTTGTTTATGGAGACAGCTTTGTCACAACAATCAGTATTGTAGCCATGTGGATGCTGGCACAGAAATATATTGAACAATGGTTATTACTCATTGTTATTAACATCGTATCTGTTTTTTTATACTTATATCAAGACCTATATCCGACATCTATTATGTATCTTATATACAGCATAGTATCTGTATTCGGATATATAAAATGGAGAAAAATGGTAACCCAAATAAATAAATGA
- a CDS encoding DedA family protein codes for MHFIIDFILHIDRHLLELVENYGVWVYAILFLIIFCETGLVVTPFLPGDSLLFVAGALAASNVTGDFNIIILNIILITAAILGDAVNYTIGRFFGEKLFSNPDSKIFKQSYLEKTHQFYEKHGGKTIILARFVPIVRTFAPFVAGMGHMGYKHFAAFNVIGGVIWVVLFTLLGYFVGTIEWVQQNLKLLMVAIIFLSIVPAIVEVIRERAKSKKEA; via the coding sequence ATACACTTTATTATCGATTTTATCCTTCACATCGACAGACACTTATTAGAACTAGTTGAAAATTATGGCGTATGGGTATATGCTATTCTTTTTTTAATCATCTTTTGTGAGACGGGATTAGTAGTAACTCCCTTTTTACCAGGAGATTCTCTTCTTTTTGTTGCCGGTGCATTAGCAGCATCTAATGTTACGGGTGATTTTAACATTATTATATTAAATATCATACTCATCACTGCCGCTATATTAGGGGATGCAGTAAATTATACGATAGGTCGCTTCTTTGGGGAAAAACTCTTTAGCAATCCCGATTCCAAAATATTTAAGCAAAGCTATCTGGAAAAAACCCACCAATTTTACGAAAAGCACGGAGGCAAAACTATAATCCTGGCTCGCTTTGTACCAATTGTACGTACTTTCGCTCCATTTGTAGCAGGAATGGGACATATGGGCTATAAACATTTTGCAGCTTTTAATGTTATAGGAGGTGTTATATGGGTTGTGTTATTTACTCTTTTAGGTTATTTCGTAGGTACTATCGAATGGGTGCAGCAAAATCTTAAATTGCTAATGGTAGCTATCATATTTTTATCTATTGTACCCGCTATTGTTGAAGTAATAAGAGAAAGAGCCAAAAGTAAGAAAGAAGCTTAA
- a CDS encoding glycosyltransferase family 2 protein: MKRRVAVLIRVYDRIEDLKYNLQIIKQTWTEFDYHIIVVSNGYPDGYRIDADSVRVIDNFVALEHNAGHKKGNSQLLMEGQKCIPSDCDYTVILEADTWIYGDRTIKEYIEFMEEASNIVWASADWYDKDYALAVDFAVIKSNFIRNNPNLFDFEDYPESYIANYLRDAGVGFRWITENMPVHVPSYVAKYPYVDDSTQKRFYVFPKSKMVTHHIEFLKGGMSQKKRYFNIVAKYDFFKEEMVSNKGWQRFKMYFWIRLSKLFIKKSWFQKKYYRNITQ, from the coding sequence ATCTTCAGATAATTAAACAAACATGGACAGAGTTTGATTATCATATTATTGTTGTAAGCAATGGGTATCCCGATGGATATCGTATTGATGCAGATTCAGTACGGGTTATAGATAACTTTGTTGCTTTAGAGCATAATGCAGGTCATAAAAAGGGTAACTCACAATTACTGATGGAAGGGCAAAAATGTATTCCTTCAGATTGTGATTATACGGTTATATTAGAGGCAGATACCTGGATATATGGGGATCGTACCATAAAAGAATATATCGAATTCATGGAAGAGGCATCTAATATTGTATGGGCCAGTGCCGATTGGTATGATAAAGACTATGCTCTAGCTGTAGATTTTGCAGTTATAAAATCGAATTTTATTCGTAACAATCCTAATTTATTTGATTTTGAGGATTATCCGGAATCTTATATTGCAAATTATTTAAGAGATGCTGGTGTTGGATTTAGATGGATTACGGAAAATATGCCGGTACATGTACCTAGTTATGTTGCCAAATATCCTTATGTAGATGATTCAACTCAAAAGCGTTTCTATGTATTTCCTAAATCTAAAATGGTTACCCATCATATCGAATTTTTAAAAGGCGGAATGTCTCAAAAAAAGCGTTATTTTAATATAGTTGCTAAGTATGACTTCTTTAAAGAGGAGATGGTCTCTAATAAAGGATGGCAGAGGTTTAAGATGTATTTTTGGATTAGACTCAGTAAGCTTTTTATAAAGAAAAGCTGGTTTCAAAAAAAATATTATAGAAATATTACCCAATAG
- a CDS encoding glycosyltransferase family 2 protein: MSQDKVSVVTVVYNAVSIIEETIKSVLSQTYSNLEYIVIDGGSSDGTIDVIRKYEDRISIFISEPDKGIYDAMNKGIDKSAGNWINFMNAGDFFYSTSSVSEIFDIPEDDYSKYAAVYGDAEYRLKSFSYIRQGYECDRDHFMPFSHQAAFARADIAKKNKFNLKYKIAADTEFFLRLNREGYQLKHVSVIVCSYDASVGISMNSEVKHAKEFVEMQIEYGAPKDSPYFKKYIRSAYIRQYMRRLIPHSIWERMRENKIKKQSDIIIKEI, encoded by the coding sequence ATGAGCCAAGATAAAGTGTCGGTTGTAACCGTTGTATATAATGCAGTGTCTATCATTGAAGAAACTATAAAGAGTGTATTATCTCAAACATATAGTAATCTCGAATATATTGTTATTGATGGGGGTTCTTCGGATGGTACAATAGATGTGATCCGAAAGTACGAAGATCGTATATCAATATTTATTAGTGAGCCTGATAAGGGAATTTACGATGCCATGAATAAAGGTATTGATAAATCTGCCGGCAATTGGATTAATTTTATGAATGCCGGAGACTTCTTTTATTCGACTTCTTCTGTCTCAGAGATTTTTGATATACCTGAGGACGATTATTCTAAATATGCAGCAGTATATGGTGATGCTGAATATCGTTTGAAATCATTTTCTTATATCAGACAAGGGTATGAGTGTGATAGAGACCATTTTATGCCATTCTCGCATCAGGCAGCTTTTGCCAGAGCAGATATTGCTAAAAAGAATAAGTTTAATCTGAAATACAAGATAGCTGCTGATACTGAATTTTTTTTACGTCTCAACAGAGAGGGTTACCAGTTAAAACATGTGTCAGTAATTGTGTGCTCCTATGATGCTTCGGTTGGTATAAGCATGAATAGTGAGGTTAAGCATGCAAAAGAATTTGTAGAGATGCAGATAGAATATGGTGCTCCTAAAGATTCTCCTTATTTCAAGAAGTATATTAGAAGTGCTTATATAAGGCAGTATATGAGACGTTTGATCCCTCATTCTATATGGGAACGAATGAGAGAAAATAAAATAAAGAAACAATCAGACATAATAATAAAAGAGATCTAA
- a CDS encoding beta-1,6-N-acetylglucosaminyltransferase: MKIALLIHAHTNPDQLARLVSRLMHKNIDIYINIDAKADIELFKKNIENIHFLNNRVEVVWGRFSQLQQILNSFEEIVNTKIPYSHILFISGLDYPIVPMSQIVDFLHSNQGKSYIDYFKLGSDDWSNLMKKRFEYWFFLPERDIRNNRIIKKILQKLGFKRKYPFNDAYYGSCWFTLSIEAVEYLLDYTEKNAKVIDFFKHAGCSDELYIQSVLLNSPLNKDMVNEIYRFFDWGDKGKSPKILVSDDFPKIASSNAWFARKLDIDVDTQLMDKLDQLNAENNEPR; encoded by the coding sequence ATGAAAATAGCGTTACTAATTCATGCGCATACTAATCCCGATCAATTAGCCCGATTAGTATCTCGCTTAATGCATAAGAATATAGATATTTATATAAATATAGATGCAAAAGCTGATATAGAATTATTTAAAAAGAATATAGAAAATATACATTTTCTGAATAATAGGGTTGAGGTAGTTTGGGGGCGTTTTTCTCAATTGCAACAGATTCTCAATTCGTTTGAAGAGATTGTAAATACAAAAATTCCCTATTCTCATATTTTATTTATTAGTGGGTTGGATTATCCGATTGTTCCCATGTCTCAAATTGTCGATTTTTTACATAGCAATCAAGGTAAAAGTTATATTGATTATTTTAAGTTGGGGAGTGATGACTGGTCTAATTTAATGAAAAAACGTTTTGAATATTGGTTCTTTCTCCCGGAAAGAGATATTCGAAATAATCGCATTATAAAGAAAATTCTTCAAAAACTGGGATTTAAACGTAAGTATCCATTTAATGATGCATATTATGGGTCATGCTGGTTTACCTTATCAATAGAGGCTGTAGAATATTTACTTGATTATACAGAAAAGAATGCGAAAGTAATAGATTTTTTTAAGCATGCAGGATGTTCGGATGAATTATATATTCAATCAGTATTATTAAATTCGCCTTTGAATAAGGATATGGTTAATGAAATTTACAGATTTTTTGATTGGGGTGATAAAGGTAAAAGTCCAAAGATATTAGTGTCTGATGATTTTCCAAAAATAGCCTCTTCTAATGCGTGGTTTGCCCGTAAATTGGATATAGATGTTGATACTCAATTGATGGATAAACTTGATCAACTAAATGCAGAAAACAATGAGCCAAGATAA
- a CDS encoding thiamine diphosphokinase, whose protein sequence is MKIFKYPTVETKTEAVILANGEFPTHEIALSILINNNYIVCCDGAINSLSLTKIKPQAIVGDCDSLSDENKLKYQDLIIQIKEQETNDLTKSVQYCIEQGKKNLIILGGTGKREDHSIANIGLLADYIEYIDDICMITNHGVFNAINTPCVFEAYPGQQISLFSISPCEVTTDKLKYPIQNRIFTNWWQATLNEAESDTFTIDTTGRLIVFRSF, encoded by the coding sequence ATGAAGATATTTAAATACCCTACCGTAGAAACAAAAACAGAAGCTGTAATACTAGCTAATGGAGAGTTTCCGACTCATGAAATAGCTCTGTCTATCTTAATCAATAATAACTATATAGTATGCTGTGATGGAGCCATAAATAGCCTATCTCTTACAAAAATTAAACCACAAGCTATTGTAGGCGATTGTGATTCATTATCCGATGAAAATAAACTGAAATACCAAGACCTTATTATTCAGATAAAAGAACAAGAAACGAATGACCTGACAAAATCAGTACAATATTGCATCGAACAAGGTAAAAAGAATTTAATAATTCTCGGAGGTACAGGTAAAAGAGAAGATCATTCTATCGCAAATATTGGTTTATTGGCCGATTATATAGAATATATTGATGACATATGTATGATCACAAACCATGGTGTATTTAATGCCATTAATACTCCCTGTGTTTTTGAAGCATATCCGGGACAACAGATTTCATTATTCAGCATTTCACCTTGTGAAGTAACAACTGATAAATTAAAATATCCGATACAAAACAGGATCTTTACTAATTGGTGGCAAGCCACACTAAATGAGGCAGAATCGGACACATTTACAATAGACACCACTGGTCGTTTGATTGTATTCAGATCTTTCTGA
- a CDS encoding NAD(P)/FAD-dependent oxidoreductase, with the protein MEAIANIPDCKSKKRIVIIGGGFAGLEIARKVDSAYYQVVLIDKVSYYQFQPLLYQVATGGLEPSSISYPHRKTFQKKKDFHFRTCLAKQVLPDEKILETSIGSITYDYLIIATGCDTNYFGNDSLKDSTYAMKSISESLLARNRILFSFEKALSARTDEKVRELLTFVIVGGGATGVELSGALADMKKTILPKDYPELDFNKMEIHLVDASPRLLFAMSEEASAKAEETLRKRGVIIHQNISVKDYNKPYVELSNGETLRTHNVFWVGGVKPNSLLGLKEESYNRGRILVDQYNAVIGHDSIYSIGDTCLLISNHSPKGHPQVAQVAMQMATNLANNLNQEAKGYTKKEKFEYKDKGSLATIGRNAAVADIWKLHFGGTVAWWLWLWVHILSIVGIKNKVSVFIDWVWSYITYDVSLRLFIRPKNDRMYEEIDEREKR; encoded by the coding sequence ATGGAAGCAATAGCCAATATACCGGACTGTAAATCAAAGAAAAGAATTGTAATAATTGGGGGTGGCTTTGCAGGATTAGAAATCGCTCGCAAAGTAGACTCGGCTTATTATCAGGTAGTTTTAATTGATAAAGTAAGCTATTATCAATTTCAACCACTTCTTTATCAGGTAGCAACAGGAGGTTTGGAACCTAGTTCTATATCTTATCCGCATAGAAAAACATTCCAAAAAAAGAAAGACTTTCATTTTAGAACCTGCCTAGCTAAACAAGTTCTTCCCGATGAAAAGATACTCGAAACAAGTATCGGTTCTATTACGTATGATTACTTGATAATAGCTACGGGTTGTGATACTAATTATTTTGGAAATGACAGCCTGAAAGATTCGACCTATGCAATGAAATCTATTTCCGAATCGTTACTTGCCAGAAATAGAATTTTATTTAGCTTCGAGAAAGCTTTAAGTGCCAGAACAGATGAAAAAGTGCGTGAATTACTGACTTTTGTTATAGTTGGAGGTGGAGCCACGGGAGTTGAACTATCGGGAGCTTTGGCTGATATGAAAAAAACAATATTACCTAAAGATTATCCGGAGCTTGACTTTAACAAGATGGAAATTCACTTGGTAGACGCATCCCCCCGTCTGTTATTCGCAATGTCAGAAGAAGCATCGGCTAAAGCAGAAGAAACACTACGAAAAAGAGGTGTCATCATACATCAAAATATATCTGTAAAAGATTACAACAAGCCTTATGTAGAATTATCGAATGGCGAAACCCTGCGTACTCATAATGTATTTTGGGTAGGTGGAGTAAAACCCAATAGTCTGCTTGGGCTTAAAGAAGAATCCTATAACAGAGGACGTATTCTTGTAGACCAATACAATGCAGTTATCGGACATGATAGCATATATTCAATTGGAGATACATGCTTATTAATCTCTAACCATTCTCCTAAAGGACATCCACAAGTAGCTCAGGTAGCTATGCAAATGGCCACTAACTTGGCTAATAATTTGAACCAAGAAGCTAAAGGTTATACTAAAAAGGAGAAATTCGAATATAAAGACAAAGGCTCTTTGGCTACAATCGGAAGAAATGCTGCTGTAGCTGATATATGGAAGCTTCATTTTGGAGGAACTGTCGCATGGTGGTTATGGTTATGGGTACACATTCTTTCCATTGTAGGTATCAAAAATAAAGTTTCAGTATTTATTGACTGGGTATGGAGTTATATAACTTACGATGTATCACTCCGACTTTTTATTCGCCCAAAGAATGATCGAATGTATGAAGAAATAGACGAAAGAGAGAAAAGATAG
- a CDS encoding glycosyltransferase family 1 protein, whose translation MFVVNGRFLTQKPTGVHRYAFEICNQLSEFGVDFYVAVPKEINPDYKINFKTVQCGAFNGHLWEQISLPKYLKQQGNPLLLSFSGCGPLNYSNQIITIHDVSHERHPEWFSKNYCRFYGYMMPRIGKKAYAIITVSEFSKKEIIETLSLPSEKIHVINCSIPSYHTTENDVIRDNSDEKYILSVSSMDPRKNFIRLVEAFNNIEDKSVKLYIIGMQFKAFNTPDMEKLNRENVILTGYLDDDSLQTMYKNALFSVYPSLYEGFGIPPLESMSYGCPVIASDIPALREVNGEAAMYANPLDIADISLKMDLLIRDTELRNKLSEKGREQVKKYSWIKSTRQVLDLVKQYS comes from the coding sequence ATGTTTGTAGTAAATGGTCGGTTTTTAACCCAAAAACCAACAGGAGTTCATCGGTATGCTTTTGAGATATGCAATCAACTCTCTGAATTTGGTGTTGATTTTTACGTTGCTGTACCCAAAGAAATAAATCCGGACTACAAAATCAATTTTAAAACTGTTCAATGTGGGGCATTCAATGGTCATCTTTGGGAGCAAATTAGCTTACCTAAATATCTGAAACAGCAAGGAAATCCTTTGTTGTTAAGTTTCTCTGGTTGCGGACCTTTGAATTATTCAAATCAGATAATCACAATACATGATGTTTCGCATGAAAGGCATCCCGAATGGTTTTCTAAGAATTATTGCCGATTTTATGGGTATATGATGCCTCGGATAGGTAAAAAAGCTTATGCGATTATTACTGTCAGTGAATTTTCGAAGAAAGAAATTATAGAAACATTAAGTCTTCCATCAGAAAAAATTCATGTGATAAATTGTAGTATACCTTCTTATCATACAACAGAGAATGATGTTATAAGAGATAATTCTGATGAAAAGTATATTCTATCTGTTTCATCAATGGATCCCCGAAAGAATTTTATTCGTCTTGTAGAAGCTTTTAATAATATAGAGGATAAATCTGTAAAATTATATATCATAGGAATGCAGTTTAAGGCGTTTAATACACCTGATATGGAGAAACTTAATAGAGAAAATGTTATTCTTACAGGCTATTTGGATGATGATTCTCTCCAAACAATGTATAAAAATGCTCTTTTTTCTGTATATCCATCCTTATATGAAGGTTTTGGTATTCCACCCTTAGAATCTATGTCATATGGATGCCCTGTAATTGCATCTGATATACCTGCATTGAGGGAAGTTAACGGAGAAGCTGCTATGTATGCAAATCCTTTAGATATTGCAGACATAAGCCTTAAAATGGATTTGTTGATTCGTGATACTGAGTTACGAAACAAATTGAGCGAAAAGGGTAGGGAACAGGTGAAAAAATATTCTTGGATTAAATCGACCCGACAAGTTTTAGACTTAGTAAAACAATATTCATAA